Within the Dolichospermum compactum NIES-806 genome, the region GATTATACCTTTAATCTTTGCTGCTCCTACCCCTGAAGAAGCTGCTGCTTTAGGACGTTGTCCCTCTCGTTGTCTCCGTCCAGATTGGGAATTGGTGAAAACTCAGGTGATGCGAAGGGCAGTATTCAAGAAATTTATCACTCATCCTCATATTAGGGAAATATTATTAATCACAGGTGATGAAATGCTCATAGAAAATTCGCCTACAGACTATTTCTGGGGATGTGGTGCAAATCATACAGGAGAAAATCACCTCGGTAAAATCCTCATGAGTGTACGGGCAGAAATACGGTTACAGTTATTAGAAATATGAAAAATTTTATACTGCTTGTCTATTAAAATACTGTTTAGGGACTTAAAAAACGCTCAACCACTTCAGGCAAAAAATCTCACTTCGACAAGCTTAGTGACCACTCAAACTCTCATTATTCCCCGTCCTGTATGTCTGAAGTGGTTTGTTGATTTGGATAATTTATTTTTGGGTAATTTATTTTTGGGCAATCACTTACTGAGAATATCCTTGAAAAAGGTGATACACTTAGTAAAGGTTGCAATTTTACCAAATGGTAATTTTTATGAAAAGTAAAAACCAACAAAATAATTGGCTGGTATTACTGGTAGGTCGTGGCTATATAACTCTGTCCATTAGTATTCTGTTGTTATGTGAGGTGGGTGGGGTTCTTGACTCTAGCCGTGTTTTGGCAAAAGATGATTCCTCAAAAATTGCTCAATCTCCAGCAGCAACAAAGGAAAATGCAGAACGGCTTTTTGAAGAGGGAAAGACACTTTATCAACAAGGATCAGCAGAGTCTTTGCGACAAGCAATTCAAAAATGGCAGGAGGCTAGATTATTGTATCGGACTTTGGGCGATCGCAGTATGGAAGCTACCACTCTCAATAATATCGGTCGTGTCTACTCTGCTTTAGGAGAAAAGCAAAAGGCACTGGACTTTTACAACCAAGCTTTACCCTTACGTCGCGC harbors:
- a CDS encoding NADAR family protein; translation: MTIYFYKVSQPYGCFSNFSPHGIDVEGTYWPTVEHYYQGQKFVGSPDAPIIPLIFAAPTPEEAAALGRCPSRCLRPDWELVKTQVMRRAVFKKFITHPHIREILLITGDEMLIENSPTDYFWGCGANHTGENHLGKILMSVRAEIRLQLLEI